One Diospyros lotus cultivar Yz01 chromosome 1, ASM1463336v1, whole genome shotgun sequence genomic window carries:
- the LOC127814019 gene encoding LOB domain-containing protein 33-like, with product MTGLGSSCGACKFLRRRCTTNCVFAPYFCYDEASAHFAAVHKVFGASNASKLLSHLPLQSRTDAAITISFEALARMQDPIYGCVAHIIALQQQVAWLQEEMEILENQMASLSIDVSSCGSSQVTGNQMVSTNGLQFSSRLDENSLFSSLGNFSGSDGLNAQINVLASDVFGLEEQACFPVEGQFEAVEQGGFLGYPPWIENGSNIQLERVKTDGYIL from the exons ATGACAGGGCTTGGCTCTTCCTGTGGAGCATGCAAGTTTTTGAGAAGAAGATGCACTACAAATTGTGTCTTTGCTCCTTACTTCTGTTATGATGAGGCTTCAGCTCACTTTGCTGCTGTTCACAAAGTGTTTGGAGCCAGTAATGCCTCCAAACTGCTCTCACATCTTCCCCTTCAGAGCCGAACTGATGCTGCCATAACAATATCTTTCGAAGCCCTGGCACGAATGCAGGATCCCATCTATGGCTGTGTCGCTCATATCATCGCTCTCCAGCAACAG GTTGCGTGGCTGCAGGAGGAGATGGAGATCCTGGAAAATCAGATGGCTAGCCTCTCGATTGATGTCTCCAGCTGTGGTAGCTCTCAAGTGACTGGTAACCAGATGGTCAGTACTAATGGCTTGCAGTTTTCATCTCGGCTTGATGAGAACTCATTGTTTTCCAGTTTAGGAAACTTTTCCGGTAGTGATGGTCTTAATGCCCAGATCAATGTGTTGGCTTCTGATGTGTTTGGATTGGAAGAGCAGGCCTGTTTTCCAGTAGAGGGACAGTTTGAAGCAGTTGAACAAGGAGGGTTTCTGGGCTATCCTCCATGGATAGAAAATGGAAGCAACATCCAGCTTGAGAGGGTGAAAACAGATGGGTACATTTTGTGA
- the LOC127799793 gene encoding probable phosphoribosylformylglycinamidine synthase, chloroplastic/mitochondrial — MAASCEITASEFLQGSRRQSLFSPRNLPRRRDSLLWGSLNSKIRSLRISTKGTSRGPSCPSKVRAVVSGGNVSSAVDIEIQKPAERIIHFFRIPFIGESATAELLKSVQTRVSNEISDLKTEQCFNVGLTSGLSSKKLSVLKWLLGETYEPDNLGTESFLDKEKEPGSNMVIIEVGPRLSFTTAWSANAVSICRACGLTEVTRIERSRRYLLYTKPGSGSLSDHQINEFAALVHDRMTECAYAGKLTSFQTSVVPEEVQYIPVLERGRKALEEINDKMGLAFDEQDLEYYSKLFRDDIKRNPTTVELFDIAQSNSEHSRHWFFTGKILIDGEPMSRTLMQIVKSTLQANQNNSVIGFKDNSSAIKGFMVNQLRPVQPGLTSPLNMSSHNLDILFTAETHNFPCAVAPYPGAETGAGGRIRDTHATGRGSFVVASTAGYCVGNLHIEGFHAPWEDPSFRYPSNLASPLQILIDASNGASDYGNKFGEPLIQGYTRTFGMRLPNGERREWLKPIMFSGGIGMIDHIHISKGEPDIGMLVVKIGGPAYRIGMGGGAASSMVSGQNDADLDFNAVQRGDAEMAQKLYRVVRACVEMGENNPIISIHDQGAGGNCNVVKEIIYPKGAEIDIRAIVVGDHTMSVLEIWGAEYQEQDAILVKPESRSLFQSICERERVSMAVIGTINGEGRVVLIDSRAIEKCRSSGLPPPQPAVDLELEKVLGDMPQKTFQFHRVVHACEPLDIAPTVTVMDALQRVLRLPSVCSKRFLMTKVDRCVTGLVAQQQTVGPLQIPISDVAVIAQTYTDFTGGACAIGEQPIKGLLNPKAMARLAVGESLTNLVWAKVTSLADVKASGNWMYAAKLDGEGAAMYDAATALSETMIKLGIAIDGGKDSLSMAAHSSGEVVKAPGNLVISAYVTCPDITKTVTPDLKLGDDGLLLLIDLAKGNRRLGGSALAQAFDQVGDECPDLDDVSYFKRVFEGVQDLIADELISAGHDISDGGLIVSVLEMAFAGNCGICLDLTSAGSSVFQMLFAEELGLVIEVSKKNLDTVMEKLLNAGISTEIIGQVTAAPIIELKLDGIMHLNEKTSYLRDIWEETSFQLEKLQRLASCVDLEKAGLKSRHAPSWALSFTPTFTEKKFVVASVKPKVAIIREEGSNGDREMSAAFFAAGFEPWDVTMSDLLSGAISLHDFRGIVFVGGFSYADVLDSAKGWAASIRFNQPLLKQFQEFYDRPDTFSLGICNGCQLMALLGWVPGPEVGGVLGIRGDPSQPRFVHNESGRFECRFTSVTIKDSPAIMFKGMEGSTLGVWAAHGEGRAYFPDTGVLDHVLDSNLAPVRYCDDDGKPTEVYPFNLNGSPLGVAAICSPDGRHLAMMPHPERCFLMWQFPWYPNHWNVDKKGPSPWLRMFQNAREWCL; from the exons ATGGCGGCTTCTTGTGAAATTACGGCGTCAGAGTTCCTTCAA GGTTCTCGTAGGCAATCTCTGTTTTCGCCAAGAAATTTGCCAAGGCGAAGAGACAGTTTACTCTGGGGTTCACTAAACAGTAAAATTCGATCACTTAGAATATCTACCAAAGGTACTTCACGCGGGCCTTCCTGTCCATCAAAGGTCAGAGCTGTTGTCTCCGGCGGAAATGTGAGCAGTGCAGTTGATATTGAGATTCAGAAGCCTGCTGAAAGGATTATACATTTTTTCCGCATCCCATTTATTGGAGAGAGTGCAACAGCTGAACTTTTGAAGTCAGTTCAGACCAGAGTTTCAAACGAAATAAGTGATCTGAAAACAGAGCAGTGTTTTAACGTCGGACTTACTTCTGGCCTTTCAAGCAAAAAACTTTCAGTTCTTAAATGGCTTTTGGGAGAAACCTACGAGCCGGATAACCTGGGAACCGAGAGCTTTCTTGATAAGGAAAAGGAACCGGGTTCAAATATGGTGATAATTGAAGTTGGGCCCCGCTTGTCTTTCACAACAGCATGGTCTGCTAATGCCGTATCAATATGCCGGGCATGTGGGTTGACAGAGGTAACCAGAATTGAAAGATCAAGGAGGTACTTGTTGTACACTAAACCCGGAAGTGGTTCATTGTCAGATCATCAAATCAATGAGTTTGCAGCATTGGTGCATGATCGGATGACTGAGTGCGCATATGCTGGTAAGCTCACCTCATTCCAGACTAGTGTAGTCCCTGAAGAAGTTCAATATATACCAGTCCTAGAGAGGGGTAGGAAAGCACTGGAGGAAATTAATGACAAAATGGGTTTAGCCTTTGATGAACAAGATTTGGAGTATTACAGTAAACTTTTCAGGGATGACATCAAGAGGAACCCTACAACTGTTGAGCTATTTGATATTGCACAATCTAACAGTGAGCACAGCAGGCATTGGTTTTTTACTGGAAAAATTCTTATAGATGGTGAGCCCATGAGTAGGACTCTCATGCAGATTGTCAAGAGTACTTTGCAGgcaaatcaaaataattctgtCATTGGGTTCAAGGATAACTCAAGTGCAATCAAGGGAtttatggtgaatcagttgcgACCGGTTCAGCCTGGACTGACTTCTCCACTAAATATGAGCAGTCACAATCTTGATATCTTATTTACAGCAGAGACCCATAATTTTCCATGTGCTGTGGCCCCTTACCCTGGTGCAGAGACAGGTGCAGGAGGACGAATCAGGGATACTCATGCAACTGGAAGGGGCTCATTTGTTGTTGCATCTACAGCTGGCTATTGTGTCGGGAATCTTCATATTGAAGGGTTTCATGCACCGTGGGAAGATCCATCTTTTAGATACCCTTCAAACTTAGCATCCCCTTTGCAGATACTCATTGATGCTAGCAACGGTGCATCAgattatggaaataaatttgGGGAGCCCTTGATTCAGGGCTATACCAGAACGTTTGGGATGAGACTGCCAAATGGTGAAAGGCGGGAATGGTTAAAGCCAATCATGTTTAGTGGAGGAATTGGGATGATCGATCACATCCATATATCAAAAGGAGAACCTGACATTGGAATGTTAGTTGTAAAGATTGGAGGCCCAGCATATCGTATAGGAATGGGGGGTGGTGCTGCATCTAGCATGGTTAGTGGTCAGAATGATGCTGATCTTGATTTCAATGCTGTACAGCGTGGGGATGCGGAGATGGCACAGAAATTGTATCGTGTTGTTCGGGCATGTGTTGAGATGGGAGAGAATAACCCAATCATCAGCATTCATGATCAAGGTGCTGGTGGCAACTGTAATGTTGTGAAGGAAATAATATACCCAAAAGGTGCTGAAATTGATATCCGAGCAATTGTAGTTGGTGACCACACCATGTCTGTTTTGGAGATATGGGGTGCAGAATATCAGGAGCAGGATGCAATATTGGTGAAGCCTGAAAGCCGCAGCCTTTTCCAATCAATCTGTGAAAGAGAAAGAGTCTCTATGGCAGTCATTGGTACAATTAATGGTGAGGGTCGTGTTGTTTTGATTGATAGCAGAGCCATTGAGAAGTGCCGCTCAAGTGGACTCCCTCCACCTCAACCGGCTGTAGATCTTGAGCTTGAAAAGGTGCTTGGTGACATGCCGCAGAAAACTTTTCAATTTCATCGTGTGGTTCATGCCTGCGAGCCACTTGACATTGCTCCTACAGTAACAGTGATGGATGCACTTCAGAGGGTGTTGAGACTTCCTTCTGTTTGTTCAAAGCGCTTCTTGATGACTAAGGTCGATAGGTGTGTAACAGGCCTTGTGGCACAGCAACAAACTGTGGGTCCTTTGCAAATTCCTATTTCTGATGTGGCTGTTATTGCACAAACTTACACTGATTTTACTGGAGGTGCATGTGCAATTGGAGAACAACCAATAAAAGGTCTTTTGAATCCGAAGGCAATGGCACGATTGGCTGTTGGAGAATCACTCACAAATCTTGTTTGGGCAAAAGTAACTTCACTTGCTGATGTGAAAGCAAGTGGGAATTGGATGTATGCTGCCAAGCTTGACGGGGAAGGAGCAGCAATGTATGATGCGGCCACAGCTCTCTCTGAGACCATGATCAAACTTGGAATTGCTATTGATGGTGGGAAAGACAGTCTTTCAATGGCAGCCCATTCGTCAGGTGAGGTGGTTAAGGCTCCTGGAAATCTTGTAATCAGTGCCTATGTTACTTGTCCTGATATAACCAAAACAGTGACACCAGATTTGAAGCTTGGAGATGATGGGTTACTGCTTCTCATTGATTTGGCAAAAGGAAATCGGCGTCTGGGTGGATCTGCTCTAGCTCAAGCTTTTGACCAAGTTGGGGATGAGTGTCCTGATCTGGATGatgtttcttattttaaaagagTGTTTGAGGGGGTTCAGGATCTTATAGCTGACGAGTTGATCTCTGCTGGTCATGATATTAGTGATGGTGGGCTCATTGTCAGTGTACTCGAGATGGCATTTGCTGGTAATTGTGGCATCTGCTTGGACTTGACTTCAGCAGGGAGTAGCGTCTTCCAAATGCTTTTTGCAGAAGAGCTTGGTCTTGTTATTGAGGTTAGCAAGAAGAACTTGGATACAGTAATGGAGAAACTACTCAATGCTGGCATTTCTACTGAGATCATCGGACAAGTAACTGCTGCACCAATTATAGAATTGAAGCTTGATGGAATAATGCATTTAAATGAGAAAACTTCTTATCTTAGGGACATATGGGAAGAAACAAGTTTTCAGCTTGAAAAGCTGCAAAGATTGGCATCTTGTGTGGATTTAGAGAAGGCAGGCTTGAAAAGCAGACACGCACCTTCTTGGGCATTGTCCTTCACTCCAACTTTTACTGAAAAGAAATTCGTGGTTGCTAGTGTTAAACCAAAAGTAGCCATAATTAGGGAGGAGGGTAGCAATGGGGACAGAGAAATGTCAGCTGCATTTTTTGCAGCTGGTTTTGAACCATGGGATGTCACAATGTCAGACCTTCTAAGTGGAGCCATCTCTTTGCATGATTTCCGTGGGATTGTGTTTGTGGGGGGTTTTAGCTATGCTGATGTACTTGATTCTGCTAAAGGCTGGGCAGCTTCTATACGATTCAATCAACCTCTTCTCAAGCAATTTCAGGAATTTTATGATCGGCCAGACACATTCAGTTTGGGGATTTGCAATGGGTGCCAACTCATGGCTCTACTTGGTTGGGTTCCTGGCCCTGAGGTTGGAGGTGTCTTGGGCATTCGTGGTGACCCATCCCAACCAAGGTTTGTACACAATGAGTCAGGACGATTTGAATGTCGCTTCACAAGTGTGACAATTAAGGACTCCCCAGCCATAATGTTCAAGGGAATGGAGGGTAGTACACTTGGTGTATGGGCTGCCCATGGTGAGGGACGAGCATATTTCCCTGATACTGGTGTTCTAGACCATGTGCTTGACTCAAACTTGGCCCCGGTAAGATATTGTGATGATGATGGGAAACCAACTGAAGTCTACCCTTTCAACTTGAACGGCTCTCCCTTGGGTGTGGCGGCAATTTGTTCTCCTGATGGCAGGCACCTTGCCATGATGCCTCATCCCGAGCGTTGCTTCTTAATGTGGCAGTTTCCATGGTATCCGAATCACTGGAATGTGGACAAAAAAGGACCAAGCCCGTGGCTGCGGATGTTTCAGAATGCCAGAGAATGGTGCTTGTGa